In the Chryseobacterium sp. MYb264 genome, one interval contains:
- a CDS encoding TolC family protein — MKIYNKHIAAIALSLVLASCKAPMATVIKDEVKENIPQNFNQEEQQADANNNSGMTPWRQFFTDPDLVALIETALKNNQDLMITLQEIEIAKSGVVAKKGRLSPTVSAGVGAGIRKAGRYTSEGAGDASTEMEPGKPVPDNLGNFEGGLMTNWEIDIWKKLRNEKDAAVAHYLSTVEGKNFVLSSLIAEVADNYYELLSLDNQLGIIQKYIELQKKALEISKIQKEAAAATELAVKKFEAELAKSKASEYTIRQQITEKENQINALLGRYPQPIVRPKETFMSTIPQTVYTGIPSQLLSNRPDIKQAELELQAAKLDVQAARKEFYPTLEISATLGLEAFKPSYLVKMPESIAYNLVGELAGPLINKSAIKANFQTADAKQIQALYEYDKTILNAYLDVANLMSKVKNIDQYYQLKSDENKALDQSIDIANQLFRNSRADYLEVLMNQRDALDAKMELVEAKEKQLSTVVDIYKSLGGGWK, encoded by the coding sequence ATGAAGATTTATAATAAACATATAGCAGCCATCGCCTTATCACTTGTTTTAGCAAGTTGTAAGGCGCCAATGGCGACCGTAATAAAAGATGAGGTAAAAGAGAATATACCTCAGAATTTTAATCAGGAAGAACAGCAGGCTGACGCCAATAACAATAGCGGAATGACGCCTTGGCGACAGTTTTTTACCGATCCTGATCTGGTAGCATTAATTGAAACAGCCCTGAAAAATAATCAGGATCTTATGATCACTCTCCAGGAAATTGAAATTGCCAAAAGTGGAGTGGTAGCTAAAAAAGGAAGATTAAGTCCAACTGTTTCTGCAGGTGTAGGAGCGGGAATAAGAAAAGCAGGTCGATACACCAGTGAAGGAGCCGGAGATGCTTCCACAGAAATGGAACCTGGAAAACCTGTTCCTGATAATTTAGGAAACTTTGAGGGGGGGCTGATGACCAACTGGGAAATCGACATCTGGAAAAAACTCAGAAATGAGAAGGATGCGGCTGTGGCTCATTATCTTTCAACAGTCGAGGGCAAGAACTTTGTTCTTTCGAGCTTAATTGCTGAGGTAGCTGATAATTATTATGAATTATTATCGCTCGATAATCAATTAGGTATTATTCAGAAATATATTGAGCTTCAGAAAAAAGCGTTGGAAATATCAAAAATTCAGAAAGAAGCAGCGGCGGCTACGGAATTGGCGGTAAAAAAGTTTGAAGCGGAACTGGCTAAATCAAAAGCTTCAGAATATACCATCCGTCAGCAGATTACGGAAAAGGAAAATCAGATCAATGCGCTGTTGGGAAGATATCCGCAACCGATTGTGAGACCTAAAGAAACCTTTATGTCGACCATTCCGCAAACGGTATATACCGGAATTCCTTCACAACTGTTGTCGAACCGCCCTGATATTAAGCAGGCCGAACTGGAACTTCAGGCCGCAAAACTGGATGTGCAGGCTGCGAGAAAAGAGTTTTATCCTACCCTGGAAATTTCAGCGACTTTAGGCTTAGAAGCCTTTAAACCTTCTTATCTGGTCAAAATGCCGGAATCCATTGCTTATAATCTGGTAGGTGAATTGGCGGGACCTCTGATTAACAAAAGTGCAATTAAAGCTAATTTTCAGACGGCGGATGCCAAACAGATCCAGGCATTGTATGAATATGATAAAACGATTCTGAATGCTTATCTGGATGTGGCTAATTTAATGTCGAAAGTGAAAAACATCGATCAGTATTATCAGTTAAAGTCTGATGAAAATAAAGCATTAGACCAATCAATAGATATTGCCAACCAATTATTCCGAAATTCAAGAGCAGATTATCTGGAAGTATTAATGAACCAGAGAGATGCCCTGGATGCGAAAATGGAATTGGTGGAAGCCAAAGAAAAACAACTGAGTACGGTTGTTGATATTTATAAAAGTTTAGGAGGAGGCTGGAAGTAG
- a CDS encoding GLPGLI family protein yields MKSTYSFIMLFISCGIFSQSYKIFYEMSWKNSGSPSDYKEYCSLIIDEAGSSYFQSYENFRRDSAHTKMVNDYFSNKAMGLKIGDGHTDAKFRSLIIKDRPENTMIVEERFFTSIFSTDYGSCRQNWELLDSPPVTILGYKTHMARTEFGGRKWIAWYSTDLPISDGPYKFHGLPGLILRITDSENTYQFEIKGIIKEKNNIEKRNFSYDQPMKISPKQWDIFWKKYNKQPSVIFENLNTTQTTYVINGKDVNSKEVKESYNKKEWEILKYLKTPIELVSNCL; encoded by the coding sequence ATGAAGTCCACTTATTCTTTTATCATGCTTTTCATCAGCTGCGGGATATTTTCTCAGTCCTATAAGATATTCTATGAGATGAGCTGGAAAAATTCGGGCTCCCCTTCAGACTATAAAGAATACTGTTCTCTAATCATCGATGAAGCCGGAAGTTCTTATTTTCAGTCCTACGAAAATTTCAGAAGAGACTCTGCTCATACTAAAATGGTTAATGATTATTTTTCCAACAAGGCGATGGGATTGAAAATAGGAGATGGACATACGGATGCAAAATTCCGTTCACTGATCATTAAAGACAGACCGGAAAATACGATGATAGTAGAAGAGCGATTCTTCACCAGTATTTTCTCAACAGACTATGGCTCCTGCAGGCAGAACTGGGAACTTCTCGATTCTCCCCCGGTCACAATTTTAGGATATAAAACACATATGGCGAGAACAGAATTCGGAGGCCGAAAATGGATAGCCTGGTACAGCACCGACCTCCCGATCAGTGACGGGCCCTATAAGTTCCATGGTCTTCCCGGATTGATCTTAAGAATAACCGATTCTGAAAACACTTATCAATTTGAAATAAAAGGGATTATAAAGGAGAAAAATAATATTGAAAAAAGAAATTTTTCCTATGATCAGCCCATGAAGATCTCACCTAAGCAATGGGATATATTCTGGAAAAAATATAATAAGCAGCCTTCCGTTATTTTTGAAAATCTAAATACCACACAAACCACATACGTCATCAACGGAAAAGATGTCAACAGTAAAGAAGTAAAAGAATCCTACAATAAAAAAGAATGGGAAATTCTTAAATACTTGAAAACTCCTATAGAATTGGTTTCAAACTGTCTTTAA
- a CDS encoding helix-turn-helix domain-containing protein: MEEGNSKAFPFIKLYIHKAQSEKKYDKLVQGYKDGIFFSSLNPEKLKYADSMIYAAKLSRNPDLISAAYIDKGVIYYYHYKKFQQALNEYLKAYEYSKNSENEFLKYQNLYHIGVVKSYLGHYEEAAGIFRDCIAYYRSKIDSKLHPNEIYNNKKGYFNSLHQLVVCYRNVSRLDTADIMLRNGLGEIGLSADYRQEKGYFQLNKGILEYKKNKYKEAVGYLSSALESLQESGDFAWLSVNYFYIGKSFWALNNHQEAIHNFEKVDSVFRKNQFILPELRENYELLINHYKKEKDRDQQLYYTSQLLKADSIISKDFIYLSSKIHKEYDTKTLLDEKNDLEKKNSWGAALIIILIALAIGLMVLLILRHKKEKDIQQKYNMLEEKLRKEQLYSHENPIPQKEDTEEKKNALDETIVEELLKKLKIFEDKKKFTQQGLTLHKLSGQLGTNSKYLSQVINDCKGTNFNKYLSELRINYITKLLFENKEYLKYNIETLAKECGMASRQNFSDLFTEINGIRPTDFIRKRKQELDNGNSFSKLKSV; encoded by the coding sequence ATGGAAGAAGGAAATTCTAAAGCGTTTCCCTTCATTAAGTTGTATATTCATAAAGCTCAATCTGAAAAAAAATATGACAAGCTGGTACAGGGCTATAAAGACGGAATTTTCTTTTCATCCCTGAATCCTGAAAAATTAAAATATGCCGACAGCATGATCTATGCTGCTAAATTATCACGGAATCCAGATTTAATCAGCGCTGCCTATATCGACAAAGGAGTGATATATTATTATCATTATAAAAAATTTCAACAGGCCCTTAATGAGTATCTTAAGGCGTATGAATATTCAAAAAACAGCGAAAATGAATTTCTGAAATATCAGAATCTCTACCATATAGGGGTTGTTAAAAGTTATCTGGGGCATTATGAAGAGGCTGCCGGGATTTTTAGAGACTGCATAGCCTATTATCGTTCAAAAATCGATTCAAAGCTTCATCCGAACGAAATTTATAATAATAAAAAAGGTTATTTCAACAGTCTGCATCAGCTGGTGGTTTGTTATCGTAATGTAAGCCGTTTAGACACTGCGGACATTATGCTACGGAATGGACTTGGGGAGATTGGTCTTTCTGCGGATTATAGGCAGGAAAAAGGATATTTTCAGCTGAACAAGGGGATTTTAGAGTACAAAAAAAATAAATATAAGGAGGCAGTCGGATATCTAAGCAGTGCTTTGGAATCTCTTCAGGAAAGTGGAGATTTTGCATGGCTTTCTGTAAATTATTTTTATATTGGGAAGAGCTTTTGGGCACTGAATAATCATCAGGAGGCCATTCATAACTTCGAAAAAGTAGATTCAGTTTTTCGGAAAAATCAATTTATACTTCCGGAGCTCAGAGAAAATTATGAGCTATTGATTAATCATTATAAGAAAGAAAAAGACAGGGATCAGCAACTGTACTACACCAGCCAGCTGCTGAAAGCAGACAGCATTATTTCAAAGGATTTTATTTACCTTTCGTCAAAAATTCATAAAGAGTATGACACAAAAACACTTCTTGATGAAAAAAATGATTTGGAGAAAAAAAACTCTTGGGGAGCAGCCCTTATTATTATTTTAATAGCATTGGCGATCGGTCTTATGGTTCTGTTGATCCTGCGACACAAAAAGGAGAAGGATATTCAGCAAAAATACAATATGCTGGAAGAAAAACTTCGAAAGGAACAGCTTTATAGCCATGAAAACCCTATTCCTCAAAAAGAAGATACTGAAGAAAAGAAAAATGCTCTTGATGAAACCATTGTTGAAGAACTGCTTAAAAAGCTGAAGATTTTCGAGGATAAGAAAAAATTTACCCAGCAGGGGCTCACCCTTCATAAACTGTCGGGACAGTTGGGAACCAATTCGAAATATCTTTCTCAAGTTATTAATGACTGTAAAGGAACCAATTTTAATAAATACCTCAGCGAACTGAGAATCAATTATATCACTAAGCTTTTATTTGAGAATAAAGAATATCTTAAATACAATATAGAAACGCTTGCGAAAGAATGCGGTATGGCCTCCCGTCAGAATTTTTCTGACCTTTTTACGGAAATAAACGGCATCCGGCCAACGGATTTTATTAGAAAAAGAAAACAAGAGCTGGATAATGGGAACAGTTTTTCGAAACTGAAGTCTGTTTAG
- a CDS encoding M20/M25/M40 family metallo-hydrolase: MKKFLFILVGLLIILIIFLLIRTFTYPFKKIHTENSDGWKFVRNDAAVKRLADGIKIPTISTGELGEFDYSPFDRFKDYLKDTYPLVYENTEVVEINTYGLVFRLKGSEPALQPILFLSHMDVVPPGDADVKNEDQNVFRPDDKALPAVTKVSEDWDYAPFSGAVAKGRIYGRGTIDMKGMFFSLLESMNNLIQAKHSPKRDIYLAFGFDEEVGGQKGALPIANYFKQKGLIFDAVYDEGGLVLEKGSVKGIDADVAVVGCAEKGFLSAKITVKGLGGHSSMPPMESAIGKAAVIMQRLENHQMKPVITPLIRDFFDNIGGSMPFANRLAISNKWLLKSVLLSQLTKNNSTNALVRTTTALTMMKGSDGPNVLSPEVEFLVNFRLIPGNTIQQVKEHIAKACEGFDVEVQEIDNTREASLVSPSDTHSFRMMEKGIREIYPSVVVTPYLTIAATDAYKYQIVSKNIYRFMPIKINDAEKQSIHSTNEYISIENYMKMIHYFEYIMKNYDQ; this comes from the coding sequence ATGAAAAAGTTTTTATTTATTCTCGTAGGCTTACTTATTATTCTGATCATATTTCTTCTAATCAGAACATTCACCTATCCTTTTAAGAAAATACATACGGAAAATTCTGACGGTTGGAAATTTGTCCGAAATGATGCGGCTGTGAAGAGGCTGGCGGATGGAATTAAAATCCCTACCATTTCCACCGGTGAGTTGGGGGAGTTTGATTATTCCCCTTTTGATCGGTTTAAAGACTATCTCAAAGATACATATCCTCTCGTGTATGAGAATACCGAAGTCGTGGAGATTAATACCTACGGATTGGTGTTCAGGTTAAAAGGTAGTGAGCCTGCACTTCAGCCTATTTTATTTCTTTCGCATATGGATGTGGTGCCTCCCGGTGATGCAGATGTTAAAAATGAGGATCAAAATGTTTTCAGACCCGACGATAAGGCATTGCCAGCCGTTACAAAAGTATCAGAAGACTGGGATTACGCTCCCTTTTCAGGGGCAGTTGCAAAGGGAAGAATATACGGCCGTGGAACGATCGATATGAAAGGAATGTTTTTCTCATTGCTGGAGTCAATGAATAATCTTATTCAGGCAAAGCATAGTCCTAAAAGAGATATTTATCTGGCATTTGGATTTGATGAAGAGGTTGGCGGACAAAAAGGGGCGTTGCCAATTGCCAATTATTTTAAACAAAAAGGATTGATCTTCGATGCTGTTTATGACGAAGGCGGGCTTGTGTTGGAAAAAGGAAGTGTGAAAGGAATCGATGCCGATGTTGCGGTGGTCGGTTGTGCTGAAAAAGGATTTCTGTCTGCAAAGATAACCGTCAAAGGTCTGGGTGGTCACTCGTCCATGCCTCCCATGGAAAGTGCGATAGGTAAAGCTGCTGTGATTATGCAGAGATTGGAAAATCACCAGATGAAGCCTGTCATTACCCCGCTTATCCGTGATTTTTTTGATAATATCGGGGGATCTATGCCTTTTGCTAACAGACTGGCCATTTCCAATAAGTGGCTGTTAAAATCTGTTTTGCTGTCACAGCTTACTAAAAATAACTCCACAAATGCACTGGTAAGAACCACTACGGCACTCACCATGATGAAGGGAAGCGACGGCCCGAATGTGCTTTCCCCCGAGGTTGAATTTTTGGTTAATTTCAGGCTTATTCCCGGAAATACCATTCAGCAGGTCAAGGAACATATTGCCAAAGCATGTGAAGGCTTTGATGTTGAAGTACAGGAAATAGATAACACCCGAGAGGCTTCTCTGGTTTCTCCTTCCGATACCCATTCTTTCCGTATGATGGAAAAAGGAATTCGCGAAATTTACCCTTCCGTCGTCGTTACTCCTTATCTCACTATTGCGGCTACTGATGCTTATAAATACCAGATCGTAAGCAAAAATATTTACCGTTTTATGCCTATCAAGATCAATGACGCCGAAAAACAAAGTATCCACAGTACCAATGAGTATATAAGTATTGAAAATTATATGAAAATGATTCACTATTTTGAGTATATCATGAAAAATTATGATCAATAG
- a CDS encoding PKD domain-containing protein, which translates to MKKFTSSLIDYRVLISLGLLLLVSILFLLYQFTRHVDCENANFIVHSDDYMINNVVEYYDNTPGAKSWQWNFGDSTAIDVRQKTMHSYKKPGDYLVKLKINGNCVHEKMISISSVSQQTGYLPTIVGPNVVTVGERISFNAIKEGGESWEWSFGETTRTDALGKTPSYVFKSVGDKKITLIVNGDVEHTAVKTIYVAPKTITARQKTDLKSYEFEKPHSDFSLPMGTAEKDPLVDMMQYIPVSPKSVSKKDSVIAEKKAPEISNEQFKLLLNQVAAEAKTKDDFKDYLCGKFDIPVVANDHKLIPFDLFCQSIAGKKIKISAIRITKDRKNCIQNINVQYKVKKFMIWVKE; encoded by the coding sequence ATGAAAAAATTCACCTCAAGTCTTATAGATTACAGGGTTTTAATAAGCCTGGGACTCCTTTTACTGGTCAGCATACTTTTTCTTTTATATCAGTTCACCCGTCATGTGGATTGTGAAAATGCCAATTTCATAGTTCATTCAGATGATTATATGATTAATAATGTGGTTGAATATTATGATAATACTCCGGGTGCTAAATCCTGGCAATGGAATTTTGGAGACAGCACAGCTATAGATGTACGACAAAAAACCATGCACAGCTATAAAAAACCTGGAGACTACCTTGTAAAATTGAAAATCAATGGCAATTGTGTGCATGAAAAAATGATCTCCATCTCAAGCGTAAGTCAGCAGACAGGTTATCTTCCTACGATTGTCGGCCCCAATGTGGTTACTGTAGGAGAAAGGATCTCATTTAATGCCATAAAGGAAGGTGGCGAATCCTGGGAATGGAGCTTTGGAGAAACAACAAGAACCGATGCCCTGGGAAAAACGCCCTCTTATGTATTCAAATCTGTGGGTGATAAAAAAATAACCCTCATCGTGAATGGTGATGTGGAACATACCGCCGTAAAAACAATTTATGTCGCACCCAAGACCATCACCGCAAGGCAAAAAACAGACCTTAAATCATACGAATTTGAAAAACCACATAGTGATTTTTCACTTCCTATGGGCACGGCAGAAAAGGATCCGCTGGTAGATATGATGCAGTATATTCCTGTTTCCCCAAAATCTGTTTCTAAAAAAGATTCAGTGATTGCTGAAAAAAAGGCACCTGAAATTTCGAACGAGCAATTTAAGCTTTTGCTGAATCAGGTGGCTGCAGAAGCCAAGACAAAAGATGATTTCAAAGATTACCTGTGCGGGAAATTTGATATTCCGGTGGTGGCGAATGATCATAAGCTGATTCCTTTTGATCTCTTCTGTCAGTCTATTGCTGGTAAAAAGATTAAAATCTCAGCAATCAGGATCACCAAAGACCGAAAAAACTGTATCCAGAATATCAATGTTCAGTATAAAGTAAAAAAATTCATGATCTGGGTAAAAGAGTAA
- a CDS encoding C40 family peptidase, with amino-acid sequence MKYLEQHIPFIGLFFLLLSFTLSCSSKKYILDVPYQYAADELKTDLSVQKGIDEKYSIVDDNEQNLSDEELRIKEKYSIILKVMPKEITDYNFYGYIDKWLGTPYQSQKLEEKLGVDCSYFVQALYSDVFKVTFPKTPDGIFRSKSIQLFTGRTFLKEGDLLFFRYDKFNPISDVGIYLHNDRILACTANGLNIYNFNDEYFQLRYVAAGRLKTENK; translated from the coding sequence ATGAAATATTTAGAACAGCATATTCCTTTCATAGGATTATTTTTTTTACTTCTCTCTTTTACGCTTTCTTGTAGCAGCAAAAAATATATTTTGGATGTTCCTTATCAGTATGCCGCTGACGAATTAAAAACTGATTTATCTGTTCAGAAAGGGATTGATGAAAAATATTCTATTGTTGATGATAATGAGCAGAATCTAAGCGATGAAGAGTTGAGAATTAAAGAAAAATATTCTATAATTCTGAAAGTTATGCCCAAGGAGATCACCGATTATAATTTTTATGGGTATATCGACAAATGGCTGGGCACCCCTTATCAATCTCAAAAACTTGAGGAAAAATTGGGCGTAGACTGCTCTTACTTTGTTCAGGCTCTGTATAGTGACGTGTTCAAGGTAACCTTTCCCAAAACACCGGACGGCATTTTCCGTTCCAAGTCTATACAGCTTTTTACGGGAAGAACTTTTTTAAAGGAAGGAGATCTCCTGTTCTTCAGGTATGATAAATTTAATCCTATTTCGGATGTAGGTATTTATTTACATAACGATAGGATTCTGGCATGTACGGCCAATGGTTTGAATATCTACAATTTCAATGACGAGTATTTTCAGTTGAGATATGTAGCCGCAGGAAGATTAAAAACTGAAAATAAATAA
- a CDS encoding type VI secretion system baseplate subunit TssG, which produces MQTLTDLVHAVTSLHHDIRAEVVINDLLKNGDLSEAEYVVSKEGQFSRAYRFDILDAEITDYDLDSTQILEISLSRDGIYDMLPENLIHHIQNDTPGKEVDTMLREHRNQKKQQKGARTFFQPFENEMFTYGTAIERFERDFLSDLDGAPAADLFYDFWGISRDFPELLISKLIRILPFAYKIVGNISLACEILAGLLDEEVMVYHKSHNKYADKNESILLGESQLGLDFITGNSYDDYSSHFKIQIGPLKSSNFGDYIHQGQQKKFLDLYYDYFFPIEVEIETLILLPEEKQNFEFSTIESSVLGYNTRI; this is translated from the coding sequence ATGCAAACGCTTACAGACCTTGTACATGCGGTAACTTCGTTACATCATGATATCCGTGCAGAAGTGGTGATCAATGATTTGCTGAAAAACGGAGATCTCTCTGAAGCCGAATATGTGGTTTCCAAAGAAGGGCAGTTTTCAAGAGCCTACCGATTTGATATTCTGGATGCTGAGATCACCGATTATGATCTTGATTCCACACAGATCTTGGAAATCTCCCTTTCCAGAGACGGCATTTATGATATGCTTCCGGAAAACCTGATTCATCATATACAAAATGATACTCCGGGTAAAGAAGTGGACACCATGCTGCGGGAGCATAGAAATCAGAAAAAACAGCAAAAGGGAGCACGTACATTCTTTCAGCCTTTCGAAAATGAAATGTTTACTTACGGCACTGCTATCGAGAGATTTGAAAGAGACTTTCTTTCCGATCTGGATGGAGCTCCGGCAGCAGATCTTTTCTATGATTTCTGGGGCATAAGCAGGGATTTTCCCGAGCTTTTAATTTCCAAGTTGATCAGAATTTTACCCTTTGCCTATAAAATTGTAGGAAATATTTCGTTAGCCTGTGAAATTCTTGCCGGACTTTTGGATGAAGAGGTTATGGTATATCATAAAAGCCACAATAAATATGCGGATAAAAACGAAAGTATACTCCTCGGAGAAAGTCAGCTTGGACTTGATTTTATTACCGGTAACAGCTATGATGACTATTCCAGTCACTTTAAAATACAGATAGGCCCCTTGAAAAGCTCCAATTTTGGAGATTATATCCACCAAGGTCAACAGAAAAAATTTCTGGATCTGTATTATGATTACTTTTTTCCTATAGAAGTAGAAATAGAAACTCTAATTCTTCTACCGGAAGAAAAACAAAATTTTGAATTCAGCACGATTGAAAGTTCAGTTTTAGGATACAACACAAGAATATGA
- a CDS encoding TssN family type VI secretion system protein, translating into MMQLKKYFINLLEPQVLAASVILLAIIIILTMIFSQKTSEFKQKYKADFYIYCFSFAFVYSVIAFLGYNKLFLDNNLYEFIFYQLSSLVMGIIHCVMYRSYFHKFGNGNAGMEYLFAGLIVTYTVIPFMLIYTFLNGIDFMFLMLGHYIVFFIPTFLNDTFRKAMAIPPKIYKTWQFPHNYKDDTDLEEGEWKNMIVISYIMDKDKKATRYSVYRAKGPTRIDFGKLFYNFIMDYNEKHVNDQIQIEDENGLFNWVFFLQPRWYESTKYIDPELTLYMNGIEENSVIFCMRTEQVMGADKNLQNRETDYEYTEEKNKKNSKKSQEKKDDDKQTVAEYYIRE; encoded by the coding sequence ATGATGCAATTAAAAAAATATTTTATAAACCTTCTGGAGCCGCAAGTGCTGGCTGCCAGTGTGATTCTTTTGGCGATAATCATTATCCTTACCATGATTTTTTCTCAAAAGACCTCCGAATTTAAACAAAAATATAAGGCGGACTTCTACATTTATTGCTTCTCTTTCGCTTTTGTTTATTCTGTCATTGCTTTTTTAGGCTATAACAAATTGTTTCTGGATAATAATTTATATGAATTTATTTTTTATCAGCTCAGTTCCTTGGTGATGGGAATTATACATTGTGTCATGTATCGCTCTTACTTTCATAAATTCGGAAATGGAAATGCGGGAATGGAGTATCTGTTTGCTGGGCTGATCGTTACCTATACGGTGATTCCGTTTATGCTGATTTATACTTTTTTAAACGGAATCGATTTTATGTTTCTGATGTTAGGACATTACATCGTGTTCTTTATTCCCACCTTTTTAAATGATACCTTCAGAAAAGCGATGGCTATTCCTCCGAAGATTTATAAAACCTGGCAGTTTCCTCATAATTACAAAGACGATACCGATCTGGAAGAGGGTGAATGGAAAAATATGATCGTCATTTCCTATATCATGGACAAAGATAAAAAGGCGACCAGGTACAGTGTATACCGTGCGAAAGGACCTACCCGAATTGATTTTGGAAAACTCTTTTATAATTTCATCATGGATTATAACGAAAAGCATGTAAATGATCAGATCCAGATCGAAGATGAAAACGGGCTTTTTAACTGGGTCTTTTTTCTTCAGCCCAGATGGTATGAAAGTACCAAATATATAGATCCTGAACTTACCCTGTATATGAACGGAATTGAAGAAAACAGTGTGATCTTCTGCATGAGAACAGAACAGGTGATGGGGGCTGATAAAAATCTTCAGAACAGAGAAACCGACTATGAATATACAGAAGAAAAAAACAAGAAAAATTCTAAAAAAAGTCAGGAAAAGAAAGATGATGATAAGCAAACCGTAGCCGAATATTATATCCGTGAATAG
- the tssK gene encoding type VI secretion system baseplate subunit TssK, with translation MIEKLNHFPVNWIDGMKINKNHFIDVQNFVNDSMRDSVGVHTSMINYGLLPVEDSIKMNLIIDNHKLLRIRVDECHAITPSGARIDIGQGTSEAIHLSIPYPEATYEIKNNESTALLACLSVNHFKRTPYGEPDPEENPPRYPFTQPEYTLHLISENEIKNTLGFGINHLTIGKILVNAGESRIDESYIPPCVSVSSHKKLHEIYMAIDSFYGNMELYAVQIEQKIHLKKQTNSLAVMMQYLADKTLNYLGTEINRFRWMSPHVPPAQMLLSVVGMARVLKNFIDARSGAGKEELLNYFADWCNLSQGNFEAVFTELINADYNHNEIDLNVARVKRFMKTLEELFSILNRLDYIGKKRDGSIFVSENTDDRDAVIHAKRSRTFLAD, from the coding sequence ATGATAGAAAAACTAAATCATTTCCCGGTCAATTGGATAGACGGGATGAAAATCAACAAAAATCACTTCATCGATGTTCAGAATTTTGTGAATGATTCGATGAGAGATTCGGTGGGAGTACATACCTCCATGATCAATTACGGATTGCTTCCGGTGGAAGATTCTATTAAAATGAATCTTATTATTGATAATCATAAATTGTTAAGAATCAGGGTGGACGAGTGCCATGCCATTACGCCCAGCGGAGCAAGAATCGATATCGGACAGGGAACTTCCGAGGCCATTCATTTGTCGATTCCTTATCCTGAGGCAACGTATGAAATTAAAAACAATGAAAGCACGGCGTTATTGGCATGTCTTTCAGTCAATCATTTTAAAAGAACCCCTTATGGAGAGCCTGATCCGGAAGAAAATCCGCCACGTTATCCGTTTACCCAGCCTGAGTACACGCTTCATCTTATTTCTGAAAACGAAATAAAAAATACACTGGGATTTGGGATCAATCATTTAACAATTGGTAAGATCCTCGTGAATGCCGGAGAATCCAGAATTGATGAAAGTTATATTCCTCCGTGCGTAAGTGTTTCAAGTCATAAAAAACTGCATGAGATCTACATGGCGATCGACAGTTTTTATGGAAATATGGAGTTGTATGCCGTTCAGATCGAGCAGAAAATCCATTTGAAAAAACAGACCAATTCCCTCGCTGTGATGATGCAGTATCTGGCAGATAAAACCCTGAATTATTTAGGAACGGAGATCAACCGATTCCGTTGGATGTCTCCTCATGTTCCTCCCGCACAAATGCTTCTTTCGGTGGTGGGAATGGCAAGGGTACTGAAAAATTTTATCGATGCCAGATCGGGAGCCGGAAAAGAGGAGCTGTTGAACTATTTTGCCGATTGGTGCAATCTAAGCCAGGGAAATTTTGAAGCCGTTTTTACCGAACTCATCAACGCAGATTATAATCATAATGAGATCGACCTCAATGTGGCGAGGGTTAAAAGATTTATGAAAACATTAGAAGAGCTCTTCTCCATACTGAACCGTCTGGATTATATCGGTAAAAAACGTGATGGAAGCATCTTTGTATCTGAAAATACAGATGACCGGGATGCGGTGATTCATGCAAAAAGAAGCAGGACTTTTTTGGCAGATTAA